A stretch of Paenibacillus sp. URB8-2 DNA encodes these proteins:
- a CDS encoding ABC transporter ATP-binding protein, protein METIIQTTDLVKRYRGRAAVDHLNLSIGKGDIYGFLGPNGAGKTTTIRMLLGLIAPSEGQVEIFGKDLRKERLDILRRVSSLVESPSYYGHLSAVDNLEAIRRILGAPKRRIAEVLDIVSLTGEEKRPVKGFSLGMKQRLGIAAALLGSPELLILDEPTNGLDPSGIQEIRSLIMSLPREHGITVLVSSHLLSEIEQMAGTVGIIRQGRMVYQDTIAHLRQRSAGEMRLVVSEPEAALEEAFQRGYDGMLRTDELRFSRMNDARVALLVKALVERGHAIYRVEEQRQSLEELFLQVVEGEGR, encoded by the coding sequence ATGGAAACCATTATACAAACGACGGATTTGGTGAAGAGGTACCGCGGCCGGGCCGCGGTCGACCATCTGAATTTGAGCATCGGCAAGGGGGATATTTACGGATTTCTCGGGCCGAACGGCGCGGGCAAGACGACGACGATCCGCATGCTGCTTGGCCTGATTGCGCCGTCGGAGGGGCAGGTAGAGATCTTTGGCAAGGATCTCCGAAAGGAGAGGCTGGACATCCTGCGGAGAGTCAGCTCGCTTGTCGAATCGCCGTCCTACTACGGCCATCTGTCGGCCGTGGACAATCTGGAGGCGATTCGCCGCATTCTCGGCGCGCCGAAACGGCGGATCGCCGAGGTGCTGGATATCGTCTCGCTGACCGGAGAGGAGAAGCGTCCGGTCAAGGGCTTCTCGCTCGGCATGAAGCAGCGGCTGGGCATTGCCGCCGCGCTGCTCGGCAGCCCCGAGCTGCTCATTCTGGACGAGCCGACCAACGGGCTGGACCCGTCCGGCATTCAGGAGATTCGCAGCCTGATCATGTCGCTGCCGCGGGAGCACGGCATCACCGTGCTCGTGTCCAGCCACCTGCTGAGCGAAATCGAGCAGATGGCGGGGACGGTCGGCATCATCCGGCAGGGGAGGATGGTCTACCAGGACACAATCGCCCATCTCCGCCAGCGGTCGGCGGGAGAGATGCGGCTCGTCGTGTCCGAGCCGGAGGCCGCCTTGGAGGAAGCCTTCCAAAGAGGATACGACGGCATGCTGCGCACAGACGAGCTTCGCTTCTCCAGGATGAACGACGCGCGGGTTGCCCTGCTGGTCAAGGCGCTGGTAGAGCGGGGACATGCCATCTACCGGGTAGAGGAGCAGCGGCAGTCTCTTGAGGAGCTCTTCCTGCAGGTTGTGGAAGGGGAGGGACGATGA
- a CDS encoding ABC transporter permease translates to MMGGVIAADWLKIRGKGLWLLVLVGPLGLTAMQALNFGLRFDYMKERYSGDLWGGLLDNTALFVPMALFLGGTLICSLMANIEHQTSAWKQLLALPVSRIAVFASKLLLCLLLLAVSCLLLSGFVTALGLLFGFGASAIPVYGILRIGFLSCAAVMPFIALQLWLSLAFRNQALPVSIGVICAIVSPFTTTLSEWLPINWPYMAWTGPYRLYFAGAGLALSLLVLLPGAAHFARKDVN, encoded by the coding sequence ATGATGGGCGGAGTAATTGCGGCCGATTGGCTGAAAATCCGGGGCAAAGGTCTTTGGCTTCTTGTCCTCGTAGGCCCGCTCGGTCTGACGGCGATGCAGGCGCTCAATTTCGGACTCCGTTTCGATTATATGAAGGAGAGATACTCCGGAGACTTATGGGGTGGGCTGCTGGACAATACCGCGCTGTTCGTCCCGATGGCGCTTTTTCTCGGAGGAACGCTGATCTGCTCCCTGATGGCCAATATCGAGCATCAGACCAGCGCATGGAAGCAGCTTCTGGCGCTGCCGGTTTCCCGTATAGCGGTATTTGCTTCCAAGCTGCTGCTGTGCCTGCTGTTGCTGGCTGTGTCTTGTCTGCTGCTCTCCGGCTTCGTGACGGCGCTTGGGCTGCTCTTCGGCTTCGGGGCTTCCGCGATTCCGGTCTATGGCATCCTGCGTATCGGCTTTCTGTCCTGCGCCGCCGTTATGCCCTTTATCGCCCTTCAGCTCTGGCTGTCGCTGGCCTTCCGGAATCAGGCGCTGCCGGTTTCAATCGGCGTGATTTGCGCCATTGTGTCGCCTTTTACGACCACCTTATCGGAATGGCTGCCGATCAACTGGCCATATATGGCCTGGACCGGTCCCTATCGCCTTTATTTTGCGGGTGCGGGACTTGCGCTGAGCCTGCTGGTGCTGCTGCCGGGAGCTGCGCATTTCGCCCGAAAGGATGTGAACTGA
- a CDS encoding ABC transporter permease: MKMFLRILSAERLKLSGSYIWLLVPASPAAAVLIGVFASSPAGGKPDWTVLLAVMSMLHAALFLPILSGLYTAMLCRHEHLDGGWKALLALPVSRTAVYLAKFAMAAVLLAATQALFAAAVIGTGVFRGIGTPVPWEMILGACAASWTACLPLAALQLAVSQAWSSFAAPLALNVSFTVPNILIANSATYGPYYPWVQPMLAMIPHGQAGYGAFNLPLESLLIVVLGSFIVFLAAGLLSFRRKAV, from the coding sequence ATGAAGATGTTCCTGAGAATTCTGTCAGCCGAAAGACTGAAGCTGTCCGGCTCCTATATATGGCTGCTTGTGCCGGCCAGCCCCGCCGCCGCGGTGCTGATCGGAGTGTTCGCCTCCTCCCCGGCGGGAGGAAAGCCGGACTGGACCGTACTGCTCGCGGTCATGTCGATGCTTCACGCTGCCTTGTTTCTGCCGATCCTGTCCGGGCTGTACACCGCCATGCTGTGCCGCCACGAGCATCTGGACGGCGGCTGGAAGGCACTGCTGGCGCTGCCGGTTTCACGGACCGCCGTGTACCTCGCCAAGTTCGCGATGGCCGCTGTTCTGCTGGCGGCTACCCAGGCCCTTTTTGCCGCAGCGGTGATCGGAACAGGGGTGTTCCGGGGAATCGGGACTCCCGTTCCTTGGGAGATGATCCTGGGAGCCTGCGCGGCGAGCTGGACGGCCTGTCTGCCGCTGGCCGCGCTTCAGTTGGCCGTTTCCCAGGCGTGGAGCAGCTTCGCCGCGCCGCTCGCGCTGAACGTCAGCTTTACAGTGCCCAATATTCTAATCGCGAACTCGGCAACCTACGGCCCCTATTATCCATGGGTACAGCCGATGCTGGCCATGATTCCGCATGGGCAGGCGGGGTACGGAGCGTTCAATCTGCCGCTTGAAAGCCTGCTGATCGTCGTGCTGGGCAGCTTCATTGTCTTTCTTGCGGCGGGTCTACTGTCTTTCCGGCGCAAGGCGGTGTGA
- a CDS encoding ArsR/SmtB family transcription factor produces the protein MKPAAIEECDNTCNGSEISPENIRLTLPERATTDKMAELFKALGDPTRVRLIYALSCQELCVHDLSAILDMGQSAVSHQLRYLRNLRIVKRRKEGKTVYYSLNDAHVEQIFLQTHEHIRHE, from the coding sequence ATGAAACCGGCGGCTATTGAAGAATGCGACAACACCTGTAACGGCTCGGAAATTTCGCCTGAGAATATCCGGTTAACCCTGCCGGAAAGGGCGACGACAGACAAGATGGCTGAACTGTTCAAGGCGCTTGGCGATCCGACAAGGGTCAGGCTGATTTACGCATTGTCCTGCCAGGAGCTCTGTGTGCATGATCTGTCGGCTATTTTGGACATGGGCCAGTCGGCGGTGTCCCACCAGCTTCGCTATTTGCGGAACTTGCGGATCGTGAAGCGGCGGAAAGAAGGCAAGACCGTATATTATTCGCTGAATGACGCGCATGTCGAACAGATTTTTTTGCAGACGCACGAGCATATCAGGCACGAATAG
- a CDS encoding CPBP family intramembrane glutamic endopeptidase: MSNLEIKRSFSQKHPVLAVVIIEALLFLAVFAAGAYATIRQLSGTAPMLISFIPIAAVLALYFSLKKKWGFYGFRRLRSIPKPDLVYYAPLLAVLAIIALNGFRPISVSEVLFYLLFTLLVGFVEESIYRGLILNILLPKGVKTAVLTSSILFAVTHILQVLSGQSGFQTVLQIVYALLIGGALALLMVRGRNIWPLILFHFLHNFIQYVGNDNSDTYLGYDLAILVLLALFCIWLALSLKKTPVPTTTEQSFN, encoded by the coding sequence ATGTCAAACCTAGAAATTAAGAGATCATTTTCGCAAAAGCACCCCGTGCTCGCCGTAGTGATTATTGAGGCGCTTCTGTTCCTTGCCGTGTTTGCTGCCGGAGCTTACGCAACGATCAGGCAGCTCAGCGGAACCGCGCCGATGCTGATTTCCTTTATCCCGATTGCGGCGGTGCTCGCCCTTTATTTTTCGTTGAAAAAGAAATGGGGATTCTACGGATTTCGCCGTCTGCGGAGCATTCCCAAACCGGATCTGGTATATTATGCGCCGCTGCTGGCTGTGCTCGCCATAATCGCCCTGAACGGCTTCCGGCCGATTTCCGTCTCCGAGGTGCTGTTCTATCTCCTGTTCACCCTGCTAGTGGGGTTCGTCGAGGAGAGCATTTACCGCGGCTTGATTCTGAACATTCTGCTGCCCAAGGGAGTCAAAACGGCTGTCTTGACCTCATCCATCCTGTTCGCCGTCACACATATTCTGCAAGTCCTTTCCGGACAAAGCGGGTTTCAGACCGTGCTGCAAATCGTGTACGCTCTGCTGATCGGCGGCGCTCTGGCGCTTCTGATGGTTCGGGGCCGCAATATTTGGCCGCTCATCCTGTTTCACTTTCTACATAACTTCATCCAGTATGTCGGCAACGACAACAGTGACACCTACCTCGGCTACGACCTGGCGATTCTGGTATTGCTTGCGTTGTTCTGCATATGGCTGGCGCTGAGCTTGAAAAAAACGCCCGTCCCCACAACGACGGAACAAAGCTTCAACTAA
- a CDS encoding helix-turn-helix transcriptional regulator translates to MLEYVLLGMLMEGQMSGYDLKKTIDSSVGHFYAASYGSLYPALKRMADKGYVSVFETADSKNKKLYSLLPEGKEAFLKWLEEPQAGGREQLIRVFFFDYLDEDIRLRRLQEYLYAAEHEIRALEAVQSIVAVELAGLEHPEDYYYRVSVLGYGLSHVRMQKQWIEDIMERKDLGHVKPRN, encoded by the coding sequence ATGCTGGAATATGTTCTTTTGGGAATGCTGATGGAAGGCCAAATGAGCGGCTATGATTTGAAGAAGACCATCGACAGCTCGGTCGGCCATTTCTACGCGGCAAGCTACGGCAGTCTTTATCCCGCATTGAAGAGGATGGCGGATAAGGGGTATGTATCCGTGTTTGAAACCGCGGACAGCAAGAACAAGAAGCTGTACTCCCTGCTGCCCGAAGGGAAAGAAGCATTTCTGAAATGGCTGGAAGAACCGCAGGCCGGGGGCCGCGAGCAGCTCATCCGGGTTTTCTTTTTCGATTATTTGGATGAGGATATCCGTCTGCGGCGTCTGCAGGAGTATTTGTATGCGGCCGAACATGAGATCCGTGCCCTGGAAGCGGTGCAGTCGATAGTGGCGGTAGAACTGGCCGGGCTCGAGCATCCGGAGGACTATTATTACCGTGTGTCTGTGCTCGGATATGGACTCAGCCATGTGCGAATGCAGAAGCAGTGGATCGAGGATATTATGGAGAGGAAGGATTTGGGACATGTCAAACCTAGAAATTAA
- a CDS encoding heavy metal translocating P-type ATPase: MESTVKRQWILEGLDCANCAMKIENRVSKMEGVASCSVNFATKTLTMETDGSFPETGVSQVEKTVTSLEPHVRLLEKKAPGAAAVSRLHTHDEGASESEHAHDHAAPHEHGHAHAEGRAHGHSHSYGEGETRRTVLRLGVGAALAAAGYLIPAGGYWELALFLLAYLAAGGNVVWQAVRNISRGQVFDENFLMALATIGAFAIGQYPEGVAVMLFYQVGELFQGLAVNRSRRSITALMDIRPETACLQTGEETKIVSPEQVNIGDIIVVQPGEKVPLDGTVIEGSAMMDTSALTGESVPRSAEPGSAVLSGFINKNGVIAVKVTQTFAESAVSKILELVQNASNNKAKTENFITRFARGYTPVVVITAALLAVVPPLLISGATFSDWIYRALVFLVISCPCALVVSIPLGFFGGIGAASRSGILIKGSNYLEALNDVKTVVFDKTGTLTKGQFKVTDIYPAEGMTEDELLRLAAYAESHSGHPIAESIVAAYGRSIAGNAIADYIEISGHGIRAAVEGRTVLAGNARLMEREGIAFRQPDGAGTIVHLAVDGQYAGSLVIADEVKEDAARAIAALRKIGVNKTVMLTGDASSVAEDVGKRLGVGEIHAELLPQDKVEQIERLELGKTGREKIAFVGDGINDTPVLARADVGIAMGGLGSDAAIEAADIVIMTDEPSKIASAIGIARRTRAIVWQNILFALGIKAVFLLLGAFGIATMWEAVFSDVGVTVLAVLNSMRALRAPAAAD; this comes from the coding sequence ATGGAATCGACGGTAAAACGCCAATGGATATTGGAAGGTCTGGACTGCGCCAACTGTGCGATGAAAATTGAGAACCGGGTGAGCAAGATGGAAGGAGTCGCTTCCTGCTCGGTCAATTTTGCGACAAAGACGCTGACGATGGAAACGGACGGAAGCTTTCCGGAGACCGGTGTTTCGCAGGTGGAGAAGACCGTGACTTCTCTTGAACCGCATGTGCGGCTGCTGGAGAAGAAAGCCCCGGGCGCGGCGGCGGTTTCCCGCCTGCATACGCATGACGAAGGGGCAAGCGAATCCGAGCACGCTCATGACCATGCCGCTCCGCATGAACACGGGCATGCTCACGCGGAAGGCCGCGCGCATGGACATTCGCACAGCTATGGCGAGGGAGAGACGCGGCGGACGGTGCTGCGCCTCGGGGTCGGCGCGGCGCTGGCCGCAGCCGGGTATCTGATTCCTGCTGGCGGCTACTGGGAGCTGGCGCTCTTCCTGCTGGCTTACCTCGCGGCAGGCGGAAATGTCGTCTGGCAAGCTGTGAGAAATATCTCGCGGGGACAAGTATTTGACGAGAACTTTCTGATGGCGCTGGCGACCATCGGCGCGTTCGCAATCGGCCAGTACCCGGAAGGCGTCGCCGTCATGCTGTTCTATCAGGTCGGCGAGCTGTTCCAGGGTCTGGCGGTTAACCGTTCCCGGCGCTCCATCACGGCGCTGATGGATATCCGGCCGGAAACGGCGTGCCTGCAGACCGGGGAAGAGACGAAGATCGTTTCTCCCGAGCAGGTAAATATCGGGGATATTATCGTCGTGCAGCCGGGCGAGAAGGTTCCGCTTGACGGCACAGTCATCGAAGGAAGCGCGATGATGGACACCTCGGCGCTGACCGGCGAATCGGTTCCGCGTTCGGCGGAGCCGGGAAGCGCAGTGCTGAGCGGATTCATTAACAAGAACGGTGTCATCGCCGTGAAAGTAACCCAGACGTTTGCGGAATCGGCAGTTTCCAAAATTCTGGAGCTGGTGCAGAACGCTTCGAACAACAAGGCCAAGACCGAAAACTTCATCACCCGGTTTGCCCGCGGCTATACGCCCGTTGTCGTCATTACGGCCGCGCTGCTGGCCGTGGTTCCTCCCCTGCTGATCAGCGGAGCGACCTTCTCTGACTGGATTTACCGGGCGCTGGTCTTCCTTGTAATCTCCTGCCCGTGTGCGCTCGTCGTGTCGATTCCGCTCGGCTTCTTCGGGGGCATCGGGGCGGCTTCGCGGAGCGGCATCCTGATCAAAGGAAGCAATTACCTGGAGGCGCTGAACGATGTCAAGACCGTCGTGTTCGACAAAACAGGCACGCTAACCAAGGGGCAGTTCAAGGTAACGGATATTTATCCGGCGGAGGGGATGACGGAGGACGAACTGCTGCGGCTGGCCGCTTATGCGGAGAGCCATTCCGGCCATCCGATCGCCGAGTCGATTGTTGCGGCCTACGGCCGGAGCATAGCCGGGAACGCCATTGCCGACTACATTGAAATTTCGGGCCACGGCATCCGGGCCGCCGTCGAAGGCCGGACCGTGCTCGCGGGGAATGCCCGGCTTATGGAGCGGGAAGGCATCGCCTTCCGGCAGCCGGACGGGGCCGGTACGATCGTGCATCTGGCCGTGGACGGCCAATATGCCGGCAGTCTTGTCATCGCCGACGAAGTGAAGGAGGATGCGGCCCGGGCGATTGCCGCTCTCCGCAAAATCGGCGTCAATAAGACGGTGATGCTGACCGGCGACGCTTCTTCGGTGGCCGAGGATGTAGGGAAGCGGCTGGGTGTCGGTGAAATTCACGCCGAGCTTCTGCCCCAGGATAAGGTGGAACAAATCGAGCGGCTGGAATTGGGGAAGACGGGCCGAGAGAAAATCGCCTTTGTCGGCGATGGCATCAACGACACGCCGGTTCTGGCGAGGGCGGATGTCGGGATCGCCATGGGCGGGCTGGGATCGGATGCCGCCATCGAGGCGGCGGACATCGTCATCATGACCGACGAGCCGTCCAAGATTGCGTCGGCCATCGGCATCGCCCGCCGAACCCGGGCTATCGTATGGCAGAATATCCTGTTTGCGCTCGGTATCAAGGCGGTCTTTCTGCTGCTTGGAGCGTTCGGCATTGCGACGATGTGGGAAGCGGTCTTCTCCGATGTCGGAGTGACGGTGCTTGCGGTGCTTAACAGCATGCGGGCACTCCGCGCACCGGCTGCTGCGGATTGA
- a CDS encoding L-lactate dehydrogenase yields MKSKSRKVAIVGSGMVGSSCAYSMVNQAICDEIMMVDRTYDRAVAQALDLSHCMDFMGTRTKVYAGTASDCAGMDIVILTAGANPKPGQTRLDVLDDAKTITRNIVTPIVESGFDGIFVIAANPVDIVTYLVWQISGLPRHRVIGTGTSIDSSRLKTLLSEVFSIDPRSVNGYALGEHGESQFVAWSHVTIGGKPILHILEQHRERFKHLDLSDIARKTKDAGWEIFTRKGSTHFGIGSALAYIARSILNDEHKIIAVSAILDGEYGQKGICTGVPAIIAGDGIQELLELNLNEEETTKFTSSCDIIRRGIESLSLN; encoded by the coding sequence ATGAAAAGCAAATCAAGAAAAGTGGCGATCGTCGGTTCCGGGATGGTCGGCTCAAGCTGCGCCTATTCCATGGTCAATCAGGCGATTTGTGATGAAATCATGATGGTCGACCGCACTTATGACCGCGCGGTGGCGCAGGCGCTTGATCTATCGCATTGTATGGATTTTATGGGTACGCGAACCAAAGTATACGCCGGAACGGCAAGCGACTGCGCCGGCATGGATATCGTAATATTGACGGCGGGGGCCAATCCAAAGCCCGGGCAGACGCGGCTGGACGTGCTCGACGACGCGAAGACCATTACCAGAAACATCGTTACACCGATTGTGGAGAGCGGGTTCGACGGTATTTTTGTCATCGCAGCCAATCCGGTGGATATTGTAACTTATCTCGTCTGGCAAATTTCCGGCCTGCCGCGCCACCGGGTAATCGGAACGGGAACGTCCATCGATTCGTCCCGGCTGAAGACGCTGCTGTCCGAGGTGTTCTCTATCGATCCCCGCAGCGTAAACGGCTATGCGCTCGGCGAGCACGGCGAATCGCAATTTGTGGCCTGGTCGCATGTGACGATCGGCGGCAAGCCGATTCTGCACATTCTGGAGCAGCACCGCGAGCGGTTCAAGCATCTGGATCTGAGCGATATCGCCCGCAAGACGAAGGATGCCGGCTGGGAGATCTTCACCCGCAAGGGCTCGACCCATTTCGGGATCGGCAGCGCGCTGGCGTATATCGCCCGGTCGATTCTGAACGACGAGCATAAAATTATTGCCGTTTCCGCCATCCTCGACGGAGAATACGGGCAGAAGGGCATCTGTACGGGCGTCCCCGCAATCATCGCCGGCGACGGGATTCAGGAGCTGCTGGAGCTGAACCTGAATGAGGAAGAAACCACCAAATTTACCTCCTCATGCGATATTATCCGCCGCGGCATCGAGAGTCTGAGCCTGAACTAA
- a CDS encoding CcdC family protein produces the protein MGSINPSFLHIGSTLGALLMALMVIFIRLKSSDRPVTIRKILIPPLGMSTGFMMFVVPEVRVPLWWALAAFLAGWFIFAYPLMKTTTFHEKEGLIYAKRSKSFFFVLLGLLLVRTLLHEFIDRYISIPQSGGLFFILAFGMIVHWRVFMLKRYRSLVQQEARVSQ, from the coding sequence ATGGGCAGCATCAATCCGTCGTTTCTGCATATCGGTTCCACCCTGGGCGCGCTGCTTATGGCGCTGATGGTTATTTTTATCCGATTAAAGTCAAGCGACCGCCCCGTTACCATCCGCAAAATCCTCATTCCGCCGCTGGGCATGTCGACCGGCTTCATGATGTTCGTCGTTCCCGAGGTCAGAGTTCCTCTATGGTGGGCGCTTGCCGCTTTTCTTGCTGGATGGTTCATATTCGCTTATCCGCTTATGAAGACGACCACCTTTCACGAAAAGGAAGGGCTTATTTACGCCAAACGCTCCAAAAGCTTCTTTTTTGTTCTGCTCGGACTGCTTCTGGTGCGCACGCTGCTGCATGAATTCATCGACCGCTACATCTCGATTCCGCAGTCAGGCGGGTTGTTCTTCATTCTGGCTTTCGGAATGATCGTGCACTGGAGGGTGTTCATGCTCAAAAGATACCGTTCACTCGTTCAGCAGGAAGCGCGGGTTTCGCAGTAG
- a CDS encoding GlsB/YeaQ/YmgE family stress response membrane protein, with translation MSFIWMLIVGGIIGWLAGLIMGRDIPGGIIGNIIAGILGSWLGGFLGDWGPRVSDFYVLPSLIGAIVLIAIVSLVMRSMGGRTRS, from the coding sequence ATGAGTTTCATATGGATGCTGATTGTCGGCGGTATTATTGGTTGGTTGGCAGGTCTGATTATGGGCAGAGATATTCCAGGAGGCATTATCGGAAACATTATTGCAGGTATCCTGGGTTCTTGGCTGGGCGGTTTCCTGGGTGACTGGGGCCCTCGTGTCAGCGACTTCTACGTTCTGCCGTCCCTGATCGGAGCAATCGTTCTGATTGCGATCGTAAGTCTTGTGATGCGTTCAATGGGCGGACGAACCCGTTCCTGA
- a CDS encoding lactonase family protein, with the protein MKRPDEVLLYVGTYNSPDSPSIYLCGLNPGDGEMRIIRGTAGIENPSYITLNGAENVLYAVSEKDDGEVSAFSVDPETKELSLLGSRRTEGGAPCYVSVSAEGDYVFVSNYSGGNVNAFPVNEDGSLGEMSSQVLHAGKGFREDRQEAPHPHSVTPARSGRRVLVCDLGIDRIVSYLYENGELAKHHEAALPDGSGPRHLAFHPSGKWLYCVNELNCTVTVFAVNEQSGELEMQRHLSTLPEQYTAGSDDTAADIHFSPCGRFLYVSNRGHDSIVLFHIDESSGLPEAMDWQSTGGRTPRNFAIAGGMLLAANQNSGNITSFTIDSENGRLIPTGNELEVPAPVCIAPLK; encoded by the coding sequence ATGAAACGTCCAGATGAAGTATTGTTATATGTCGGAACTTACAATTCCCCAGACAGTCCATCCATTTATTTATGCGGACTCAATCCCGGCGACGGCGAAATGAGGATCATCCGGGGGACTGCGGGAATCGAGAATCCGTCATACATAACGTTGAACGGTGCAGAGAATGTGCTGTATGCCGTCAGCGAAAAAGATGACGGGGAGGTCAGTGCCTTTTCCGTAGATCCCGAAACGAAAGAGCTGTCCCTGCTGGGCAGCCGGCGGACAGAGGGCGGGGCTCCCTGTTACGTCTCCGTCAGCGCGGAGGGAGATTATGTGTTTGTCTCCAACTATTCCGGAGGCAACGTCAATGCTTTCCCGGTGAATGAAGACGGTTCGCTCGGGGAAATGTCCTCCCAGGTCTTGCATGCCGGGAAGGGCTTCCGCGAAGACCGGCAGGAAGCGCCGCATCCGCATTCCGTGACCCCGGCGAGGAGCGGGAGGCGGGTGCTGGTCTGCGATCTTGGCATAGACCGGATCGTGAGCTACCTTTACGAGAACGGTGAACTGGCAAAGCACCACGAGGCGGCGCTTCCGGACGGCTCCGGCCCCCGGCATCTGGCGTTCCACCCGAGCGGGAAGTGGCTGTACTGTGTCAATGAACTGAACTGTACAGTGACGGTATTTGCGGTCAACGAACAGTCCGGAGAACTTGAAATGCAGCGGCATCTGTCCACATTGCCGGAGCAGTACACCGCCGGAAGCGATGATACCGCGGCCGATATCCATTTCTCTCCCTGCGGCAGGTTCTTGTATGTGTCCAACCGCGGGCATGACAGCATCGTGCTGTTCCACATCGATGAAAGCTCCGGCTTGCCGGAGGCGATGGATTGGCAGAGCACCGGCGGCCGCACGCCGCGTAATTTCGCCATTGCCGGAGGCATGCTGCTTGCCGCCAATCAGAACAGCGGCAATATTACGTCGTTTACGATCGACAGCGAGAACGGCAGGCTGATTCCGACGGGCAATGAGCTGGAAGTTCCTGCTCCGGTCTGCATTGCGCCGCTGAAATAA
- a CDS encoding polyprenyl synthetase family protein — protein MDDLAESVGKEIGEGMRAYFVVPHLYEHAMACIEEKLRGRMPFSKLTVLHFRAFGGTGHAVFRAAAAVELMVLSADIIDDLQDKDNDLTAWSRMSPEIALNIAFGLTLVSQQMMLTGDFPLEVIHKAVQFMNTQTLAAINGQTTDLLNDIGSEEDYLRMVKQKSAGFVVAACMIGTLLATGEWNGQVRDYAEELGIADQIKNDIRDLLDWERSDFKNRKKTLSTLYLLQFIAEEDQWIADYFEGRLRVEEISHRREEFERAIERTGTFLYTSVRMRTYCYNYLQLVDKLDIDAHWKNRIITLSE, from the coding sequence ATGGACGATTTGGCGGAATCGGTAGGTAAGGAAATCGGGGAAGGCATGCGAGCCTATTTTGTCGTACCGCACCTGTACGAGCACGCCATGGCCTGCATCGAAGAGAAGCTGAGAGGGAGGATGCCGTTCAGCAAGCTGACCGTGCTTCACTTCCGCGCATTCGGAGGGACGGGTCATGCCGTTTTTCGGGCGGCCGCAGCGGTTGAACTGATGGTCCTCAGTGCGGATATAATCGATGATCTTCAGGATAAGGACAATGACTTGACGGCATGGAGCCGGATGAGTCCGGAAATTGCGCTCAACATTGCCTTTGGACTGACGCTCGTTTCCCAGCAGATGATGCTTACCGGCGATTTCCCGTTGGAAGTGATTCACAAGGCTGTACAATTCATGAACACCCAGACTCTTGCGGCGATTAACGGACAAACGACAGATCTGCTCAACGATATCGGGAGCGAAGAGGATTATCTCCGCATGGTCAAGCAAAAGTCGGCTGGATTCGTGGTTGCCGCCTGCATGATCGGCACGCTGCTGGCCACCGGCGAATGGAACGGCCAGGTCAGAGATTATGCTGAAGAGCTCGGAATCGCCGATCAGATCAAGAATGATATCCGTGATCTCCTGGACTGGGAAAGAAGCGATTTCAAGAATCGCAAAAAGACGCTGTCCACGCTGTATCTGCTTCAGTTCATCGCTGAGGAGGACCAATGGATAGCGGATTACTTTGAAGGACGCCTCCGGGTGGAGGAGATCAGCCACCGCCGGGAGGAATTCGAAAGAGCTATAGAGCGGACGGGAACCTTTCTCTATACCTCTGTTCGGATGAGAACGTATTGTTACAATTATTTGCAGTTGGTAGACAAGCTGGATATTGACGCTCACTGGAAGAACCGTATCATCACCCTGTCCGAATAG
- the comX gene encoding competence pheromone ComX, translating to MLKEIVQVLVKDPAAAHRLKNGQFELAGVSEVEQRALLAALGDRNGFGKDVQLGAWDTVKAQAAF from the coding sequence ATGTTAAAGGAAATCGTTCAAGTTTTGGTGAAAGATCCCGCAGCAGCCCATCGTTTGAAGAACGGCCAGTTTGAACTCGCTGGAGTCAGCGAAGTGGAGCAAAGAGCATTGCTTGCTGCATTGGGGGACAGAAATGGATTTGGCAAGGATGTACAACTCGGAGCCTGGGATACGGTCAAAGCGCAAGCGGCGTTCTAA